A region from the Achromobacter seleniivolatilans genome encodes:
- a CDS encoding histone H1-like DNA-binding protein → MATAKKAVKKAAVKKPAAAKKAVAKKAAPAKKAAVKKVAVKKVAAAKKPAVKKVAAKKPAAAKKVVAKKAVAKKVVAKKAVAKKAVAKKVVAKKAVAKKAVAKKVVAKKAVAKKAVAKKAVAKKAPAAKKAVAKKAVAKKAPAAKKAVAKKAVAKKAPAAKKAVAKKAVAKKAPAAKKAPAAKKAPAAKPAAAAKPAAAAKKPAAAKKPAAKKAAPKKPATPPSAAAAPGAKTALNPAASWPFPTGGRP, encoded by the coding sequence ATGGCAACAGCCAAAAAAGCCGTAAAGAAAGCAGCGGTGAAGAAGCCCGCCGCCGCCAAGAAGGCAGTCGCGAAGAAGGCCGCACCGGCCAAGAAAGCCGCTGTCAAGAAGGTAGCAGTGAAGAAAGTCGCCGCCGCTAAAAAGCCGGCAGTGAAGAAGGTTGCCGCCAAGAAGCCGGCAGCCGCCAAGAAGGTCGTCGCCAAAAAAGCGGTAGCCAAGAAGGTTGTCGCTAAGAAGGCCGTGGCCAAGAAAGCGGTAGCCAAGAAGGTTGTCGCCAAGAAGGCCGTGGCCAAGAAAGCAGTAGCCAAGAAGGTTGTCGCCAAGAAGGCGGTTGCCAAGAAGGCTGTTGCTAAGAAGGCTGTCGCCAAAAAGGCGCCTGCCGCCAAGAAAGCGGTAGCCAAGAAGGCCGTTGCCAAGAAGGCGCCCGCCGCCAAAAAGGCTGTAGCCAAGAAGGCCGTTGCCAAGAAGGCGCCCGCCGCCAAAAAGGCAGTTGCCAAGAAAGCCGTAGCCAAGAAGGCGCCTGCCGCCAAAAAGGCTCCTGCTGCCAAGAAGGCTCCTGCCGCCAAGCCGGCTGCTGCTGCAAAGCCTGCCGCTGCCGCCAAGAAGCCTGCTGCTGCCAAGAAGCCCGCTGCGAAGAAAGCCGCTCCGAAGAAGCCCGCCACGCCGCCGTCCGCGGCTGCTGCCCCGGGCGCGAAGACCGCGCTGAACCCCGCCGCGTCGTGGCCGTTCCCGACGGGTGGCCGTCCCTAA
- a CDS encoding ribonucleotide-diphosphate reductase subunit beta, which produces MINWEDDTIATQPAQAPAPAVGGQAAPEVRAATGVFGDTALPTPAAPEHAAGLAASGSATSQRVKVADKRIINGETDVNQLVPFKYKWAWEKYLATCANHWMPQEINMSRDIALWKNPNGLTEDERRIVKRNLGFFVTADSLAANNIVLGTYRHITAPECRQFLLRQAFEEAIHTHAYQYIVESLDLDEAEIFNAYNEVPSIRAKDEFLIPFIDAIADPHFKTGTPEADQTLLKSLIVFACLMEGLFFYVGFTQILALGRQNKMTGAAEQYMYILRDESMHCNFGIDLINTVKLENPHLWTPEFREEIRELFRKAVELEYAYAEDTMPRGVLGLNAPMFKSYLRFIANRRCQQIGIEPLYPQEENPFPWMAEMIDLKKERNFFETRVIEYQTGGTLSWE; this is translated from the coding sequence ATGATTAATTGGGAAGACGACACCATCGCAACGCAACCTGCACAAGCTCCCGCACCTGCGGTTGGCGGGCAGGCTGCGCCCGAAGTCCGGGCAGCGACTGGCGTATTCGGCGACACCGCCTTGCCCACGCCAGCTGCGCCTGAACACGCAGCGGGTCTGGCCGCAAGCGGCTCCGCCACCTCGCAACGTGTAAAGGTTGCTGACAAGCGCATCATCAACGGCGAAACCGACGTCAATCAACTTGTACCGTTCAAGTACAAGTGGGCGTGGGAAAAGTATTTGGCCACTTGCGCCAATCACTGGATGCCGCAAGAGATCAACATGTCGCGCGACATCGCCCTCTGGAAGAACCCGAACGGGCTCACCGAGGACGAACGCCGCATCGTCAAGCGCAACCTCGGTTTCTTCGTCACGGCCGACTCACTGGCCGCGAACAACATCGTGTTGGGCACCTACCGCCACATCACGGCTCCTGAGTGCCGCCAGTTCCTGCTGCGCCAGGCGTTCGAAGAAGCGATCCACACGCACGCCTATCAATACATCGTCGAAAGCCTGGACCTGGACGAAGCGGAGATCTTCAACGCTTACAACGAAGTTCCGTCCATCCGCGCTAAAGACGAGTTCCTGATCCCGTTCATCGACGCGATCGCGGACCCCCACTTCAAGACGGGCACGCCCGAAGCCGACCAGACGCTGCTGAAGTCTTTGATCGTCTTTGCTTGCCTGATGGAAGGCCTGTTCTTCTACGTGGGCTTCACGCAGATCCTGGCGCTGGGCCGCCAGAACAAGATGACCGGCGCGGCCGAGCAGTACATGTACATCCTTCGCGATGAATCCATGCACTGCAACTTCGGCATCGACCTGATCAACACCGTCAAACTGGAAAATCCGCATCTGTGGACGCCGGAATTCCGCGAAGAAATTCGAGAACTTTTCCGCAAAGCGGTCGAACTCGAATACGCTTACGCCGAAGACACGATGCCGCGCGGCGTGTTGGGCTTGAACGCACCTATGTTCAAATCCTATTTGCGCTTCATCGCAAACCGTCGTTGCCAGCAAATCGGTATCGAACCGCTGTACCCGCAGGAAGAAAATCCCTTCCCTTGGATGGCGGAAATGATCGATCTTAAAAAGGAACGCAACTTTTTTGAAACTCGCGTGATCGAATACCAAACTGGTGGCACGCTGAGCTGGGAGTAA